The following coding sequences are from one Lipingzhangella halophila window:
- a CDS encoding SCO7613 C-terminal domain-containing membrane protein, with translation MSTSHPNSGPPTTCPSCGGSASTPCDACAEARLTRVAAEMESVKARIQHLDQERGSLQHRYAELLAEYQQRHKWLHEQRLAAAQAPGPPAQGAPPDVPPRSAAPAPAGDAEPGSAPRQPAREARPSAARRLREISTRSVQNLLLTLGGLLLAIAFVVFTVVSWGDLGLAGRAGVLGVLTALVGYVPRPLLRYDMRATAETVASLAALLLCLDAFALWTVGGTSAVPNPGFAAGALVAIAAVLAIYPAVLTYGLSAMPSAPRVGALLLAQPAPALAALALAPSLPPEFTTAPALLLTSAGNALLVAKVRAGYPRALPRFLGAAAWALGVVVGMLAFGTQLASASAPVPGWWTAAVLVLAGGVMLLDSRIRVSPAGQQAAAGAATAAWIAAAPATAAVLGAAQWIPPVWALSTLAAAVVLRLPAARTPGPTYTSAVSLGLVGWFGLPALSSLGDQLRWIAAPWEGPLGAPTAFAPDPAATVTLLATAAGATALAAARAMRIPGRRPDIIGPPALATGVLAAVLGAQWLPHPTTVAALVAATAALVAVATAVAAGPTGRNAREQTTPEWRARLCWTALALAGAPGALAISGALVTPAATVLTLAALLLTTSAAAWVPSMPGPLCRVVTGAAVLTATGLAVAACAALSAGWGVLMLAALAVAGLAVALAGWLVVAGNRDDQARTLVLAALAPMLTSWGMALPGGTHLLALGIALSSLIAALALSALLLLRQAQGVPPHIHREAARWPNAADVGLGQNQPKGAGMEQAGRLLGAVALTTGTAALLLVTDVLVRVVLAPLPLVRTPWSADASAAAPDLMAGAGSPLALLSYGVGVLALALLTAAARGRGAAAAVALAGGGLAVPLILALLAVPYSVVLTVLAGVALALLVVAGRFPGAPGYAAAGTGTVLFLLATAWSLAAPGRTVATLFALALGTGVAAAAASSPARRAPPLVSGGLAFLATATMGATVLAGYAALPHAGAATDPRWLPFLGLAAAGCASALCWLPWLTRRPEQRTGVGMAGTALVVGSLATALGTLGTLELVGLVTAVSALVLATLALVEDRRGAATVLALLTLVGAAASVLTRWVAVMVAPYGWLAAPWTGQDRPWVATGMLSPFGVSGTADPLLLPVLAFGAAATLLLAWNRSASREAARGRLAYAAAALAVPVLAPAAAAWDVNFGVALCWLLLVSASLLAGAAWARSGPLAVLCGGLALWPAVMALTWALATPATTIGTLLAVGLVAGSYPTLGRSVAVITGSTVAATLATGAFSVTLLLALGQPAAVAALALIAVIAGGAASVGAVRLARPVTLAIECSLAALAVVAVGLTLSDPERLHLTSVALAALGVAAVASAPRRDRGWLGPVGAVLLLAALWVLLGWLRVTDPEPYLAVPALAALALGWNWRRQHRAANTGEAPSPGTRAGPPRSWLAYGPGLALAMLPTLAMVLFADGGGPLRPALLAVTALAAILLGGWRRLQAPLFVGAAVLLVVGIHGSGGYLADLVLRIDRWVPVAVIGLVLLVIGARFERTLRDVRRLGRAIREMD, from the coding sequence ATGAGCACGTCCCACCCCAACTCCGGCCCGCCCACCACCTGCCCCTCATGTGGCGGCTCGGCGAGCACCCCGTGCGACGCGTGCGCGGAAGCCCGCCTTACCCGGGTCGCCGCCGAGATGGAAAGCGTGAAGGCGCGGATCCAGCACCTCGACCAGGAACGCGGCTCGCTCCAGCACCGCTACGCCGAGCTTCTGGCGGAGTACCAGCAGCGGCACAAGTGGCTGCACGAGCAGCGGCTCGCCGCGGCGCAGGCCCCCGGCCCACCGGCACAGGGCGCCCCACCCGATGTTCCTCCCCGCTCGGCGGCACCCGCGCCGGCAGGGGACGCCGAGCCGGGGAGCGCCCCCCGGCAGCCGGCGCGGGAGGCCCGCCCATCGGCGGCGCGGCGGCTGCGGGAGATCTCCACGCGGTCGGTGCAGAACCTCCTCCTGACGCTCGGTGGGCTGCTCCTGGCGATCGCCTTCGTCGTGTTCACTGTTGTCAGTTGGGGCGACCTCGGCCTGGCCGGCCGCGCGGGCGTTCTCGGGGTGCTGACCGCACTGGTCGGCTACGTCCCCCGACCGCTGCTGCGGTACGACATGCGGGCCACCGCCGAGACCGTCGCCTCCCTGGCCGCCCTCCTGCTGTGCCTGGACGCGTTCGCGTTGTGGACCGTGGGGGGCACCAGCGCGGTACCGAACCCCGGATTCGCCGCTGGCGCTCTCGTGGCCATCGCCGCCGTGCTGGCCATCTACCCGGCGGTGCTCACCTACGGCCTCTCCGCCATGCCGAGCGCCCCGCGGGTGGGCGCACTGCTGCTCGCGCAGCCAGCGCCGGCTCTCGCGGCACTGGCGCTCGCACCCTCGCTGCCGCCGGAGTTCACCACCGCCCCGGCGCTGCTGCTCACCTCCGCGGGCAACGCGCTGCTGGTGGCGAAAGTCCGTGCGGGCTACCCGCGCGCGCTGCCCCGGTTCCTCGGCGCCGCCGCATGGGCGCTCGGCGTCGTCGTGGGCATGCTGGCCTTCGGCACCCAACTGGCGAGCGCGTCCGCACCGGTACCGGGCTGGTGGACCGCCGCGGTGCTGGTGCTGGCGGGTGGTGTCATGCTGCTGGACTCCCGGATCCGGGTGTCGCCGGCCGGACAGCAGGCAGCGGCGGGCGCGGCCACCGCCGCCTGGATCGCGGCGGCCCCGGCCACGGCCGCCGTGCTCGGGGCGGCGCAGTGGATACCGCCCGTATGGGCGCTCTCGACTCTTGCCGCCGCAGTGGTGCTGCGGCTTCCCGCGGCCCGCACTCCAGGTCCCACGTACACGAGCGCGGTCTCGCTCGGGCTGGTGGGCTGGTTCGGGCTGCCCGCCCTCTCCTCGCTCGGCGACCAGCTCCGCTGGATCGCGGCGCCGTGGGAAGGTCCCCTCGGCGCCCCCACGGCGTTCGCACCGGATCCCGCGGCGACGGTGACCCTGCTCGCCACCGCGGCCGGCGCTACGGCACTGGCCGCGGCCCGGGCCATGCGCATCCCGGGGAGGCGCCCGGACATCATCGGCCCCCCGGCCCTCGCCACGGGCGTGCTCGCCGCTGTTCTGGGAGCGCAGTGGCTTCCGCACCCGACGACCGTCGCTGCCCTGGTGGCCGCGACCGCCGCGCTGGTCGCCGTGGCCACCGCGGTGGCCGCGGGGCCGACCGGGCGCAACGCGCGAGAGCAGACCACGCCAGAGTGGCGCGCCCGCCTCTGCTGGACCGCGCTGGCGCTGGCCGGGGCGCCGGGCGCGCTCGCGATCAGCGGCGCTCTTGTGACCCCCGCGGCGACGGTCCTGACCCTGGCCGCGCTGTTGCTGACCACCTCGGCCGCCGCGTGGGTCCCGTCGATGCCAGGACCGTTGTGCCGCGTGGTCACAGGCGCGGCCGTGCTGACCGCGACCGGCCTTGCCGTCGCGGCCTGCGCCGCGCTCTCGGCGGGCTGGGGTGTGCTGATGCTGGCCGCGCTCGCGGTGGCCGGTCTGGCGGTGGCGCTGGCGGGCTGGCTGGTGGTGGCCGGTAACCGGGATGACCAGGCGCGCACCCTGGTACTGGCCGCCCTTGCCCCGATGCTCACGTCCTGGGGTATGGCGCTGCCTGGCGGTACGCACCTGCTCGCGCTCGGGATCGCCCTGAGCTCGCTCATCGCCGCGCTCGCCCTGAGCGCGCTCCTCCTGCTGCGCCAAGCCCAGGGGGTACCGCCTCATATCCACCGGGAGGCCGCCCGGTGGCCCAACGCGGCCGACGTGGGCCTGGGCCAGAACCAGCCCAAGGGCGCCGGGATGGAGCAGGCGGGCCGCCTGCTGGGCGCCGTGGCGCTCACCACGGGAACCGCCGCGCTCCTCCTGGTGACCGACGTGCTCGTGCGCGTCGTGCTGGCTCCGCTGCCACTGGTCCGCACCCCGTGGTCAGCCGACGCTTCCGCCGCCGCGCCGGACCTGATGGCTGGGGCCGGGAGCCCACTGGCGCTGCTCTCCTACGGGGTGGGTGTGCTCGCGCTCGCCCTGCTCACCGCCGCGGCCCGCGGGCGCGGCGCCGCCGCGGCGGTCGCCCTGGCGGGTGGCGGGCTCGCCGTCCCGCTCATCCTGGCCCTGCTGGCCGTTCCCTACTCCGTTGTGCTGACCGTCCTGGCCGGCGTCGCGCTGGCCCTCCTTGTGGTGGCCGGCCGGTTCCCGGGGGCTCCCGGCTACGCCGCGGCCGGCACCGGCACGGTGCTCTTCCTCCTCGCGACGGCGTGGTCGCTGGCGGCACCGGGGCGCACGGTGGCCACCCTGTTCGCGCTCGCCCTCGGTACCGGCGTCGCCGCGGCGGCCGCCAGCTCGCCGGCCCGGCGGGCGCCCCCGTTGGTCTCGGGGGGCCTGGCGTTCCTCGCCACCGCCACAATGGGCGCAACAGTGCTCGCAGGGTATGCGGCGCTGCCGCACGCCGGGGCGGCCACCGACCCGCGTTGGCTGCCCTTCCTGGGCCTGGCTGCGGCAGGCTGCGCCTCCGCGCTGTGCTGGCTGCCGTGGCTGACGCGGCGCCCGGAGCAGCGCACGGGCGTCGGCATGGCCGGGACCGCGCTGGTGGTCGGGTCCCTCGCGACCGCGCTCGGCACACTCGGCACACTCGAACTGGTCGGCCTGGTCACCGCGGTGTCAGCGCTGGTGCTCGCGACACTGGCGCTCGTCGAGGACAGGCGCGGGGCCGCGACGGTGCTGGCTCTGCTCACGCTGGTGGGCGCGGCCGCGTCGGTACTGACGCGGTGGGTTGCCGTCATGGTCGCTCCCTACGGGTGGCTCGCCGCGCCGTGGACCGGTCAGGACCGGCCATGGGTGGCCACCGGGATGCTCTCCCCCTTCGGCGTATCCGGGACGGCCGATCCGCTGCTGCTTCCGGTGCTCGCGTTCGGCGCCGCCGCCACCCTGCTGCTCGCCTGGAACAGGTCCGCGAGCCGGGAGGCCGCGCGCGGCCGCCTGGCGTACGCCGCCGCCGCGCTCGCGGTGCCGGTGCTGGCACCGGCCGCCGCGGCCTGGGACGTCAATTTCGGAGTGGCTCTTTGCTGGCTGCTGCTGGTGTCCGCGTCTCTGCTCGCAGGCGCCGCCTGGGCCCGTTCGGGGCCGCTCGCGGTCCTGTGCGGCGGGCTGGCGCTGTGGCCGGCCGTAATGGCGCTCACCTGGGCGCTCGCCACGCCGGCCACCACAATCGGGACACTGCTGGCGGTCGGGCTGGTCGCCGGCAGCTACCCGACTCTCGGGCGCTCCGTCGCGGTCATCACCGGCAGCACCGTTGCCGCCACCCTGGCCACGGGGGCGTTCTCGGTCACCCTGCTGCTCGCCCTCGGCCAGCCCGCGGCGGTGGCCGCGCTCGCCCTGATCGCCGTGATCGCCGGCGGCGCCGCATCGGTGGGAGCGGTGCGGCTCGCCCGCCCCGTCACCTTGGCGATCGAGTGCTCTCTGGCCGCCCTGGCCGTGGTCGCAGTGGGCCTGACGCTCAGCGACCCCGAACGGCTCCACCTGACGAGCGTCGCGCTCGCGGCGCTGGGCGTGGCCGCCGTGGCGAGCGCGCCGCGCCGCGATCGGGGCTGGCTGGGGCCGGTGGGCGCCGTCCTGCTCCTGGCGGCGCTGTGGGTCCTGCTGGGCTGGCTGCGGGTCACCGATCCCGAGCCCTACCTCGCGGTGCCCGCGCTCGCCGCATTGGCACTCGGCTGGAACTGGCGGCGCCAGCACCGCGCCGCGAACACCGGCGAGGCCCCCTCCCCGGGGACGAGGGCCGGGCCGCCCCGCTCCTGGCTCGCCTACGGGCCGGGGCTGGCACTCGCGATGCTGCCGACGCTTGCCATGGTCCTCTTCGCTGACGGCGGCGGGCCGCTGCGCCCGGCGCTACTGGCCGTGACCGCCCTGGCCGCCATCCTGCTCGGCGGGTGGCGGCGCCTCCAGGCCCCACTGTTCGTCGGTGCCGCCGTGCTGCTGGTGGTAGGGATCCACGGGTCCGGTGGCTACCTCGCCGACCTGGTGCTGCGGATCGACCGGTGGGTCCCGGTCGCCGTCATCGGCCTGGTGCTCCTCGTGATCGGGGCACGCTTCGAACGCACCCTGCGCGACGTGCGCAGGCTGGGACGCGCGATCCGGGAGATGGACTGA
- a CDS encoding FAD-dependent oxidoreductase has translation MSGDMRESARIPVAIVGAGPSGLALALGLARQGVRSVLVEQGRGGMRDRSKAPAIHTRTLEILRGWGVEQAMLDGGELVTDLRVRSADTERTLFSLDFSELDDEAEHPGVLFVDPGIIERVLLRAVSDSGQCDVRYGTELVGLDTSDDSATLTLNGPSGTYRIETDFVVGCDGANGFVRGALRLPFEGAAYPIRPVLADARVPDERDELPWPRLHNERRGVTFAVRLRPGLWRIARLDGGELGRAEEVPNEEVAELAGTVLGTGSVEAAWASRYRIHRRGSPHFRVGPVLLAGDAAHVHPPLGGQGMNAGIHDAANLAWKLAQALSGRGDVERLLESYDVERQSVASSVSWWANLNTRLFLQTPLAVRTGMLRLGPLLLAIPALRRSVLRRVTMLNLTCPLSPLVEYEERAAGKRLPNPLLRSPGGGRIRLYDLLPTGPALIEVAMDRAFGADVPKETLPLTRVVRIGPGGHEDPTNALRGLLGAKEGWILVRPDGHVAWARQHPEGLGDAARNALGEKG, from the coding sequence ATGAGCGGTGACATGCGTGAGAGCGCGCGGATACCAGTCGCGATTGTCGGGGCCGGTCCGTCCGGGCTCGCGCTGGCGCTGGGGTTGGCCCGCCAGGGTGTGCGGTCGGTCCTCGTGGAGCAGGGCCGCGGCGGGATGAGGGATCGTTCGAAGGCGCCCGCGATCCACACACGCACTCTGGAGATCCTCCGCGGCTGGGGGGTGGAGCAGGCCATGCTCGATGGCGGGGAGCTGGTCACCGACCTGCGGGTGCGCTCCGCGGACACTGAGCGGACCCTGTTCTCGCTGGACTTCTCCGAGCTCGACGACGAGGCCGAACACCCCGGCGTGCTGTTCGTGGACCCCGGCATCATCGAACGGGTGCTGCTGCGGGCGGTGTCGGACTCGGGCCAGTGCGACGTCCGCTACGGGACGGAGCTTGTGGGGCTGGATACCAGTGACGACAGCGCGACGCTCACACTCAACGGGCCCTCGGGCACGTACCGGATCGAGACCGACTTCGTCGTCGGATGCGACGGCGCGAACGGGTTCGTCCGGGGTGCGCTGCGGTTGCCTTTCGAGGGTGCGGCCTACCCGATCCGCCCCGTGCTGGCCGACGCCCGCGTGCCCGACGAGCGCGACGAGCTTCCCTGGCCGCGGCTGCACAACGAACGCCGCGGCGTCACCTTTGCGGTCCGGCTGCGCCCCGGCCTCTGGCGGATCGCCCGCTTGGACGGCGGTGAACTGGGGCGGGCCGAGGAAGTGCCGAACGAAGAGGTGGCCGAGCTGGCGGGGACCGTGCTCGGCACCGGCTCGGTTGAGGCGGCATGGGCGAGCCGGTACCGGATCCACCGCCGGGGGAGCCCGCACTTCCGGGTGGGTCCGGTGCTGCTCGCGGGCGACGCCGCGCACGTCCACCCGCCACTGGGCGGGCAGGGAATGAACGCGGGCATACATGACGCGGCCAACCTCGCCTGGAAGCTCGCCCAGGCACTTTCGGGCCGCGGCGACGTGGAGCGGTTGCTGGAGTCCTACGACGTGGAGCGCCAGAGTGTCGCGAGCAGCGTGTCGTGGTGGGCCAACCTCAACACCCGGCTTTTCCTGCAGACGCCGCTGGCGGTCCGGACCGGGATGCTCCGACTGGGGCCGCTGCTCCTGGCGATCCCCGCTCTGCGGAGGTCGGTGCTGCGGCGGGTGACCATGCTCAACCTCACCTGCCCGCTCTCGCCGCTCGTGGAGTACGAGGAGCGGGCCGCGGGTAAGCGGCTGCCCAACCCGCTGCTGCGCTCACCCGGTGGGGGCCGGATACGCCTCTACGACCTCCTTCCGACCGGCCCCGCGCTCATCGAGGTGGCCATGGACCGCGCGTTCGGTGCCGACGTGCCCAAGGAAACCCTGCCGCTGACCCGGGTGGTCCGTATCGGCCCGGGTGGCCACGAGGACCCCACCAACGCGTTGCGCGGGCTGCTCGGCGCGAAGGAGGGGTGGATCCTGGTGCGTCCGGACGGCCACGTTGCCTGGGCGCGGCAGCACCCCGAGGGCCTGGGCGACGCCGCCCGGAACGCGCTCGGGGAGAAGGGCTGA
- a CDS encoding FAD-binding and (Fe-S)-binding domain-containing protein, translating to MAETPHETSPERGHSDDLEAELRRAVGGEVRFDTYTRHMFATDASMYQITPLGVTYPRDADDVVAVVETARRFGTPVLPRGAGTSHCGQTVGEAVVLDFSRYMNRVLEVSPDERRARVQPGLVQDELNQAAAPHGLFFAPDTSTSNRATLGGMIGNNSCGSRSAAYGMTIDHVHSLEAVLADGARAHLGPADSGVIEAKAAQSGLEGHIYRELPGLAERSRAAVEDCPQTFWRRAGGYRLDRLVDGPFDLAAFTVGSEGTLTLVTEAEVALTPKPAATVMVIGHFASTTEAIAATDDAMAAGGAAIELVDNFILDLARRSPEHGHLVRKLEGEPTALLFVEFYADDTNTAEAEAGAARLEKLWRAGGHGYAAIRAADPARQQPFRALRKAGLGLLMAAGKPEERSIAFVEDTAVPPEHLAEYTTRFAEILDRRGLRAGFYGHASAGCLHVRPFMDLSQPDQVVTMREVAEEVCELALSYGGVNSSEHGDGLARSEFNERIFGPDLYQSMREVKAMFDPDRLLNPGKVVDAPPMTRNLRTPNLPTAVPLATHFDFSQHGGMRGAADRCMRIGACRKPAESGGTMCPSFMATRDEEHSTRGRANALVKALSSPDPSAALAGERVNEVLDLCLECKACKNECPMSVDMATFKSESLSAYHAEHGTPLRARIFGRIRQLNTLGSWTAPLSNLMGRIGVLRTLLQRGAGIDRRRPLPSFRRDNLIRWFRKRAPAAPDPAAGEVVFLADSFTSFTEPHIGKAAIELLEHAGWRVRMEPNLCCGRAQISKGLLTDANATARRLVDGLADDAGRGVAIVGCEPSCVATLRDEHQDLVGGDRAAAVGRQARLVEELLADALDEGRLSVADPASGETAGQDNELLFHAHCHQKAVLGTEASTRLLRHLPGTALRELDAGCCGMAGSFGFETEHYDLSMTIGGQRLFPAVHGAPEAGVCATGVSCRQQIAHGTGRQARHPVELLHEAVFGPTGGGTGSAG from the coding sequence GTGGCCGAGACCCCGCACGAGACATCGCCGGAACGCGGACACAGCGACGACCTTGAGGCCGAACTGCGCCGAGCGGTCGGCGGCGAGGTGCGGTTCGACACCTACACCCGCCACATGTTCGCCACGGACGCCAGCATGTACCAGATCACGCCGCTCGGCGTGACCTACCCGCGCGACGCCGACGATGTGGTCGCGGTCGTCGAGACCGCGCGCCGGTTCGGCACTCCGGTGCTCCCCAGGGGCGCGGGAACCAGCCACTGCGGGCAGACCGTCGGCGAGGCCGTCGTCCTCGACTTCTCCCGGTACATGAACCGCGTGCTGGAGGTCTCCCCGGACGAGCGCCGGGCCCGCGTGCAGCCGGGACTGGTGCAGGACGAGCTGAACCAGGCGGCGGCCCCGCACGGGTTGTTCTTCGCCCCCGACACCTCGACCAGCAACCGGGCCACGCTCGGCGGCATGATCGGCAACAACTCGTGCGGTTCCCGCTCCGCGGCCTACGGCATGACGATCGACCACGTGCACTCGCTCGAAGCGGTCCTGGCCGACGGCGCGCGTGCCCACCTCGGTCCCGCGGACAGCGGCGTCATCGAGGCGAAGGCGGCCCAGAGCGGCCTTGAAGGACACATCTACCGCGAGCTGCCGGGCCTGGCCGAGCGCAGCAGGGCCGCCGTCGAGGACTGCCCGCAGACGTTCTGGCGCCGCGCGGGCGGCTACCGGCTCGACCGGCTGGTGGACGGCCCCTTCGACCTCGCCGCGTTCACCGTGGGCTCCGAGGGCACCCTCACCCTGGTGACCGAGGCCGAGGTCGCGCTGACCCCGAAGCCCGCCGCCACGGTCATGGTGATCGGGCACTTCGCCTCCACCACCGAGGCGATCGCGGCCACCGACGACGCCATGGCCGCCGGGGGCGCGGCCATCGAGCTGGTCGACAACTTCATCCTGGACCTGGCGCGACGCTCCCCCGAGCACGGCCACCTGGTGCGCAAGCTGGAGGGCGAGCCCACCGCTCTGCTGTTCGTGGAGTTCTACGCCGACGACACCAACACTGCCGAGGCCGAGGCCGGCGCGGCACGCCTGGAGAAGCTGTGGCGTGCCGGCGGGCACGGCTACGCCGCTATCCGCGCCGCCGACCCCGCCCGGCAGCAGCCGTTCCGCGCCCTGCGCAAGGCCGGCCTGGGCCTGCTGATGGCGGCCGGCAAGCCCGAGGAGCGCTCCATCGCGTTCGTCGAGGACACCGCTGTGCCCCCCGAGCACCTGGCGGAGTACACCACCCGCTTCGCCGAGATCCTGGACCGGCGCGGGCTGCGCGCCGGTTTCTACGGCCACGCCTCGGCGGGCTGCCTGCACGTCCGTCCCTTCATGGATCTCAGCCAGCCCGACCAGGTAGTGACGATGCGCGAGGTCGCCGAGGAGGTCTGCGAGCTCGCGCTGTCCTACGGCGGCGTGAACTCCAGCGAGCACGGCGACGGCCTGGCCCGCAGCGAGTTCAACGAACGGATCTTCGGCCCGGACCTGTACCAGTCCATGCGCGAGGTCAAGGCCATGTTCGACCCCGATCGCCTGCTCAACCCGGGCAAGGTGGTCGACGCACCCCCCATGACCCGGAATCTCCGGACACCGAACCTGCCCACCGCGGTCCCGCTGGCGACACACTTCGACTTCTCCCAGCACGGCGGCATGCGCGGCGCGGCCGACCGGTGCATGCGCATCGGGGCGTGCCGCAAGCCCGCCGAGTCCGGCGGCACCATGTGCCCGTCCTTCATGGCCACCCGCGACGAGGAGCACTCCACCCGCGGGCGGGCCAACGCACTGGTCAAGGCGCTTTCCTCGCCCGATCCCAGCGCCGCGCTGGCCGGAGAGCGCGTCAACGAGGTGCTCGACCTGTGCCTGGAATGCAAGGCGTGCAAGAACGAGTGCCCGATGTCGGTCGACATGGCCACGTTCAAGAGCGAGTCGCTGTCGGCCTACCACGCCGAACACGGGACACCACTGCGGGCGCGCATCTTCGGCCGGATCCGCCAGCTCAACACCCTGGGCTCGTGGACCGCGCCCCTGTCGAACCTGATGGGCCGGATCGGCGTCCTGCGCACACTGCTGCAGCGCGGCGCCGGGATCGACCGCAGGCGCCCGCTGCCGTCGTTTCGCCGCGACAACCTGATCCGCTGGTTCCGCAAGCGCGCCCCGGCCGCCCCCGATCCGGCCGCGGGCGAGGTCGTCTTCCTCGCGGACTCGTTTACCAGCTTCACCGAGCCACACATCGGCAAGGCGGCCATCGAACTGCTGGAACACGCCGGGTGGCGGGTCCGGATGGAGCCGAACCTGTGCTGCGGGCGCGCCCAGATCTCCAAAGGGCTGCTCACCGACGCCAACGCCACGGCGCGCCGGCTGGTCGACGGACTCGCCGATGACGCCGGGCGCGGCGTGGCCATCGTGGGCTGCGAACCGTCGTGCGTGGCCACTTTGCGCGACGAGCACCAGGATCTCGTGGGCGGCGACCGCGCCGCCGCGGTCGGCCGCCAGGCCAGGCTGGTCGAGGAGCTGCTCGCGGACGCGCTCGACGAGGGGCGCCTCAGCGTCGCCGATCCCGCGTCCGGCGAGACCGCCGGGCAGGACAACGAGCTGCTGTTCCACGCGCACTGCCACCAGAAGGCCGTCCTCGGCACCGAGGCCAGCACGCGGCTGCTGCGGCACCTGCCCGGGACGGCCCTCCGCGAACTCGACGCCGGGTGCTGCGGCATGGCCGGGTCGTTCGGGTTCGAGACCGAGCACTACGACCTGTCCATGACGATCGGCGGCCAGAGGCTGTTCCCCGCGGTCCACGGGGCACCCGAGGCCGGTGTCTGCGCCACCGGGGTGTCCTGCCGGCAGCAGATCGCACACGGGACCGGCCGCCAGGCCCGGCACCCCGTGGAGCTCCTGCACGAGGCCGTCTTCGGCCCGACCGGCGGGGGTACCGGCTCGGCCGGGTAG
- a CDS encoding PIG-L deacetylase family protein: MPVENGPERALVVMAHPDDADFSCAGTVATWTHAGVGVTYLMVTDGDAGGDDRTGDGVDMATTRRAEQSAAAELVGVRDVRFLGYPDGRLMPSLELRRDIARVIRQVRPHRMIIPSPDRDWSHIAPSHPDHLATGEAAINAVYPDARNPHAHPELASENLAPWVVPEVWLVHGSAPNHYCDITDVIEQKIGALAAHASQISDISELDAALREWLGKNAAAGGLGEDRLAEVFQIVNTA, from the coding sequence ATGCCAGTGGAGAACGGCCCCGAACGTGCGCTTGTCGTCATGGCGCATCCCGACGACGCGGATTTCTCCTGCGCCGGTACGGTCGCCACGTGGACCCACGCCGGGGTCGGGGTCACCTACCTGATGGTCACCGACGGCGATGCCGGTGGCGACGACCGCACCGGCGATGGCGTGGACATGGCCACCACACGGCGCGCCGAACAGTCCGCGGCCGCCGAGCTCGTCGGGGTGCGTGACGTGCGCTTCCTTGGCTACCCCGATGGGCGCCTGATGCCGAGCCTGGAGCTGCGCCGCGACATCGCCCGGGTCATCCGCCAGGTCCGGCCGCACCGGATGATCATTCCGAGCCCCGACCGCGACTGGAGCCACATCGCGCCGAGCCACCCCGACCACCTCGCCACGGGCGAGGCCGCGATCAACGCCGTCTACCCCGACGCCCGCAACCCGCACGCCCACCCCGAGCTCGCCAGCGAGAACCTGGCCCCGTGGGTCGTGCCCGAGGTGTGGCTGGTCCATGGTTCCGCGCCGAACCACTACTGCGACATCACCGATGTCATCGAGCAGAAGATAGGGGCACTCGCCGCGCACGCCAGCCAGATCAGCGACATCTCGGAGCTCGACGCCGCCCTGCGCGAATGGCTCGGCAAGAACGCGGCGGCGGGCGGCCTGGGCGAGGACCGGCTCGCCGAAGTGTTCCAGATCGTGAACACAGCGTAG
- a CDS encoding YbhB/YbcL family Raf kinase inhibitor-like protein, producing the protein MAQPPSPYDFLPAVPSFTVTSNDVADGQTLPMAQVSGIMGAGGSDVSPHLAWSGFPEGTQSFTVTCFDPDAPTASGFWHWAVFDIPAAVTELPSGAGDETGSGLPAGAITIRNDAGAKRYIGAAPPAGHGPHRYMFAVHAVGEKSLGIDDSATPAYLGFNLFFHAIGRAIIAPVFEQK; encoded by the coding sequence GTGGCTCAGCCACCTTCCCCGTACGACTTCCTGCCCGCCGTCCCATCGTTCACCGTGACGAGCAACGATGTGGCTGACGGCCAGACACTCCCGATGGCGCAGGTCAGCGGAATCATGGGTGCCGGGGGCTCGGACGTCTCCCCGCACCTCGCGTGGAGCGGGTTCCCTGAAGGGACCCAGAGCTTCACCGTGACCTGTTTCGACCCGGACGCCCCCACCGCGAGCGGTTTCTGGCACTGGGCCGTGTTCGACATCCCGGCAGCGGTGACCGAGCTGCCCTCTGGCGCCGGCGACGAGACCGGCTCCGGGCTACCCGCCGGCGCGATCACCATCCGCAACGACGCGGGAGCCAAGCGCTACATCGGCGCCGCCCCGCCCGCGGGGCACGGGCCGCACCGCTACATGTTCGCGGTACACGCCGTGGGCGAGAAGTCGCTCGGCATCGACGACTCGGCGACCCCGGCCTACCTCGGGTTCAATCTTTTCTTCCACGCCATCGGCCGCGCGATCATCGCTCCGGTGTTCGAGCAGAAGTGA